A segment of the Pan paniscus chromosome 9, NHGRI_mPanPan1-v2.0_pri, whole genome shotgun sequence genome:
TTCAAGGCCAAGCAGGTACCAGGAGTCAGGGTGGGAATGAGCATAGTGTTTACCCAGAGACCTCTGACCCCTGGGTCTCCACAGAGCCTTCCTCAGGAAAGCTACGTACTCACTGGGCTTCTCCCACTGTGTCCCTGAGATTGCGCGGCTGGTACCCACCCTTTGGGAGGAGTCACGGTCCAGGTGCCCATGTCCACCTCGCAGCCTGGCGCAGTGCAGATCTGCACCTTGGCGGCCCCACGTGGGCACTGCCCCTTCCCAGGCTCACATGCTGTCACCCTGACGGGGAGGTGGGGGCTCGGTGACTCTGGAGGAGGGGAATAGTGCCTGGCAGCCCGTCACCAGTATGGTCCCGCAGCTCACCCCACGGATCCTGGAAGCCCACCAGAATGTGGCCCAGTTGTCGCTGGCAGAGGCCCAGCTGCGCTTCATCCAGGCCTGGCAGTCCCTGCCCGACTTCGGCATCTCCTATGTCATGGTCAGGTATGGCCCCTGgcccagccccctgcccagcACTGTCTCTGCCCTCACCTGCCACCCGGCTGCTGTGTGCCCACATCCCAAGAGTAGGTTCTGGACAGGCACCCCAAAGACTCCCTTCCTTTGTTCTTTGTAAACAGGCCTTACTGAGGGCCCCATGTGTGCCCCTCATGCTGTCCCTCCACAACAAACATAAGAGACAAAGCTCACGCCAGGTactggggctcatgcctgtaatctcagcactttgggaggcagagataggaggatcacttgagcccaggagtttgagaccagcctgggcaacacagaaagtccctcgtctctacaaaaaattgtaaaaaattacctgggcatggtggtggtcacctgtagtcccagctactcgggaggctgaggtgggaggatctcttgagcctgggaggtcaagactgcagtgagccgtgatcacactactgcactccagcctgggtgacaaagcgagactctgtctcaaaaataaataggctgggccaagcatggtggctcacacctgtaatctcagcactttgggagggcgaggcgggcagatcacgaggtcaggagttcaagagcagcctggccaacatagtgaaaccctgtctctactaaaaatacaaaaattagccaggtgtggtggcacgcacctatagtcccagctactcaggagactgaggcaggagaatcccttgaacccgggaggcggaggttgcagtgagccgagattgtgccactgcactccagcctgggtgcgaaagagtgagactcagtctcaaataaataaataaataaataaataaataaaagagcctgcgcgatggctcatgcctgtaatcccagcactttgggaggccaaggcaggcagatcatgaggtcaggagttcgagaccagcctgaccaacatggtgaaaccccgtctctactaaaaacacaaaaatcagccacgagtggtggcacgtacctgtaatcccatgtactcgggaggctgagacaggagaatcacttgaacccaggaggcggaggttgcagtgagccgagatcgagccactgtactccagcctggcaacaaagcgacactccgtctcaaaaaaaaaaaaaaaaaaaaagagacagatttCAGGTCAGGAGAGCAGAAGAACCTGTTCTTGCTCCAGCTCTGCTGTGGACAGTTCACTGTCTGGGCCTGGGTTCGCCGGTCCACAAGACAGGGCTAGTGGTGGATGCTGTTATGGGGAGTGGGCCCCTTTGATTAGTTGTTTCCCAGGACTgcaaagaagggagggagacagCAGTTGATGAGGATggtaacaaaaaccaaaaaaagttaCCATTTAAAGGCGTGGCCTGTTTGCCCGATGCTGCTAAATGCTGTTGTGGGGATTTTATCAATTaacccccattttccagatgaggaactTGAGGCCCAGGGAACCCAAATGGCTTGCTCAGGGTTACACAGCTGGTGAGCTGCAGTCGGGAAGGGCTGGCTCTCCAGCACGGCGCCACATTGTCTGGGCGGGCTCGGGCCATGCAGGGTGGAGCCCTGGCTCACTCTCTCTCGCTGGGGGCCAGGTTCAAGGGCAGCAGGAAAGACGAGATCCTGGGCATCGCCAACAACCGACTGATCCGCATCGACTTGGCCGTGGGCGACGTGGTCAAGACCTGGCGTTTCAGCAACATGCGCCAGTGGAATGTCAACTGGGACATCCGGCAGGTGGGCCCAGACCCAGGGTATATGGATGGGGGACAGGTGCAGGCCGGAGCTGGATCCAgccagggtggggcaggggctgcTCCCTTATCCCACCCACCATTTGCCCCTCTGTCTGCCCTTCAGGTGGCCATCGAGTTTGATGAACACATCAATGTGGCCTTCAGCTGCGTGTCTGCCAGCTGCCGAATTGTACACGAGTATATCGGGGGCTACATTTTCCTGTCGACGCGGGAGCGGGCCCGTGGGGAGGAGCTGGATGAAGACCTCTTCCTGCAGCTCACCGGGGGCCATGAGGCCTTCTGAGGGCTGTCTGACTGCCCCTGCCCTGCTCACCACCTGTCACAGCCACTCCCAAGCCCACACCCACAGGGGCTCACTGCCCCACACCCGCTCCAGGCAGGCACCCAGCTGGGCATTTCACCTGCTGTCACTGACTTTGTGCAGGCCAAGGACCTGGCAGGGCCAGACGCTGCACCATCACCCAGgccagggatgggggtgggggtcccTGAGCTCATGTGGTGCCCCCTTTCCTTGTCTGAGTGGCTGAGGCTGATACCCCTGACCTATCTGCAGTCCCCCAGCACACAAGGAAGACCAGATGTAGCTACAGGATGATGAAACATGGTTTCAAActggagtttctttcttgttactttttaaaatttcttttttataaattaatattttattgttggatccttctcctttctctggaGCTGTGCTTGGGGCTACTCTGACACTCTGTCTCTTCATCACCAGCCAAGGAAAGGGGCTTTCCTGATAAAGACAAGAGTTGGTTAGAGAAAGGGACACCTAAGTCAGTCTAGGGTTGGAAGCTAGGAGAGAGGTGAGGGCAGAAGGGCACAGCTTTCAAGAACAAGGAATAGGGGCTGGGGTGGTGGCTCTCACGGGTAGGGCGTAGCTGCAGGGCCTCCTTGAAGTACTTGGGAAGGAGGAAGCCATCAGTATTCCCTGGAGTCAGAATCACCCCATTGGCAGAGCGGAAGAAGGGTATTCCATCTGCTGACAGAGCCAGAGATGTGACTCATGCCCTCCCCGAAGGCAAGGGCAGCTCCTGCTTTGTCCAGACTCACCTGCCAGAGCCAGGGGTCCATCGATGAACACAGCTATTTCACAATGGGACCGCATGCCTGCAGAGACAGCTGGAGCTGAGGCCTGGGCACCTGGAGTGCAGTCAGCAACCTGGGCAGACTGGGGTCCTGGGCTGGGGGATGCAGGGGTGCTGCTCCATGCCGGACATGGGGTGGCCCCAGACAAGTGTTGTAACCTTTGAAGGGGACCTGGGAGGACAGAGTGGGTGGGAGTAGCTAGGTGGAGGGGAGGGCACTGACCACTGATGATACCGGGGTCTCCAGGCAGTCCTGGGGCCAGGTGAATGTGCGTCCTTCCCTGGCACGACAGGCCTTTGAGTAGGATGGATGGCCAGTGCTTCCAGAATGTACCATGGACTAGCATCAGGGGCAGGGCCTGCGGTGTCTCCAGGGGCATCAGCTCCAACTTAGGTACCTGGTTGAACGGGTAGCAGTGAGACCCCCTTTGCAGGCAGGGGTCCCTCCCATCTCGCTCTCGCACTTGTCCCCTCACCCCGACCTGCAGGGAATGGCCCTGGTTGGCCCGGATGAGAAGGCCAGTGCTGGGATCCCCCAGCTGCAGGGCGAACCGCTGCTTCCTATTGGTGTCCACCACGCGCTGCACATCTTCAGCAGAGAAGCCGCGGAACTGGGGCAACTGCAGGAGGGTGCCCAGGGGCACGAAGCCATCTGTGGGCAGGCAGGGTGCTCAGGAGCTAACCTTGCTCTGGACTGGGCCAGGGTTAACAGGGAGCCACAGGCAACCGAAACAAAGTCTGGGCTTGGAGATCGCTTGGGCATCCTCTGTGGGACCTTTAGAAAGTCTCCCCTTTCTGGGCCGCAGTTTTTTCAACTTACATAAAAAGAGGATCTGCCTCACGGAGGGGCAGGGAGGTGAGTGCCCAGCATAGCGCTGGCCCGGAGTGCACACTCACACCACCAGCTGCGCCGTACCCTCCAGGGCTCGCCCTCGGGGTGAGTGCTGATCTGGCTGCTTGGCTGGAGGGGGCggtcaccaggcctggcccagacAAGAACTCTCCTCAGTCTGCTGTGGACATGACAGGGGCTCTAGGCCTTGCTCTCCTCTGTGCATGGGGAGGAAGTGCCCTCTGTGCCTTCCTCAGGGAGCGGTGGAGGCAGCCATCAGGGAGGAGTCGCAGACAGGCTCACGTTTCTCTCTGGGCTCAAGCCCCAGCCTCCAAGGCCCCTACTTACCAGCTCCCATGGGAAGCCCCAGCTTCAAGGCCCCATGGCGCAGGGCATAGGACAGAGCCTTGGACAGCTGCACGTCTCGGTCCTGAAAGAACCCAGCGGTGGCCCCTGGTCTCCATGGTGACCCTGCCCTACTGCCCATCCTGAACCCTCAATGACCCACTGCAGAGAGAGCCCAGAGAGAGAGCAGTGCCAGTGGTCTCCAGGAATAGTAGGACCCTTCAGCTCCGCCCCCCAGCAACTCCCAGGGAGCCTGGActggtgggagggggtggggaggaggcgcGCACCTGTTCTCGGGGTCTGGGAGCCCTTCTACCCCTGGACCCCGctgcttcctgcctccctcctccagaGAAGTTCATGGTTAAGACCTGTGGGGGGCAGTGACGAGGGGGGACTGCTTTAAGGCCCCTTCCACGTCCCCATCCCTCCCAGAAAGTCACAAAGCCTCAGGAAGTGAGCGCTGGGTGGGAGTATACGGCTCATTAAGTTCACCACCCCCAGGTCCCTGCTGCAGAGAGGGAAACTAACGCCCAGCAGGccagacttgcccaaggtcacaccgtCAGCCAGGAGCGCAGGGA
Coding sequences within it:
- the TRPT1 gene encoding tRNA 2'-phosphotransferase 1 isoform X1: MNFSGGGRQEAAGSRGRRAPRPREQDRDVQLSKALSYALRHGALKLGLPMGADGFVPLGTLLQLPQFRGFSAEDVQRVVDTNRKQRFALQLGDPSTGLLIRANQGHSLQVPKLELMPLETPQALPLMLVHGTFWKHWPSILLKGLSCQGRTHIHLAPGLPGDPGIISGMRSHCEIAVFIDGPLALADGIPFFRSANGVILTPGNTDGFLLPKYFKEALQLRPTRKPLSLAGDEETECQSSPKHSSRERRRIQQ
- the TRPT1 gene encoding tRNA 2'-phosphotransferase 1 isoform X2, whose protein sequence is MGADGFVPLGTLLQLPQFRGFSAEDVQRVVDTNRKQRFALQLGDPSTGLLIRANQGHSLQVPKLELMPLETPQALPLMLVHGTFWKHWPSILLKGLSCQGRTHIHLAPGLPGDPGIISGMRSHCEIAVFIDGPLALAADGIPFFRSANGVILTPGNTDGFLLPKYFKEALQLRPTRKPLSLAGDEETECQSSPKHSSRERRRIQQ
- the TRPT1 gene encoding tRNA 2'-phosphotransferase 1 isoform X3, which gives rise to MGADGFVPLGTLLQLPQFRGFSAEDVQRVVDTNRKQRFALQLGDPSTGLLIRANQGHSLQVPKLELMPLETPQALPLMLVHGTFWKHWPSILLKGLSCQGRTHIHLAPGLPGDPGIISGMRSHCEIAVFIDGPLALADGIPFFRSANGVILTPGNTDGFLLPKYFKEALQLRPTRKPLSLAGDEETECQSSPKHSSRERRRIQQ
- the TRPT1 gene encoding tRNA 2'-phosphotransferase 1 isoform X4, with translation MNFSGGGRQEAAGSRGRRAPRPREQDRDVQLSKALSYALRHGALKLGLPMGADGFVPLGTLLQLPQFRGFSAEDVQRVVDTNRKQRFALQLGDPSTGLLIRANQGHSLQVPKLELMPLETPQALPLMLVHGTFWKHWPSILLKGLSCQGRTHIHLAPGLPGDPGIISGQCPPLHLATPTHSVLPGPLQRLQHLSGATPCPAWSSTPASPSPGPQSAQVADCTPGAQASAPAVSAGMRSHCEIAVFIDGPLALAGESGQSRSCPCLRGGHESHLWLCQQMEYPSSALPMG